Proteins encoded within one genomic window of Humulus lupulus chromosome 1, drHumLupu1.1, whole genome shotgun sequence:
- the LOC133822949 gene encoding uncharacterized protein LOC133822949: protein MNSIYVLNDKNFKCWKEKIMLVLGCMDIDYALRKEQPAFPVEKSSANEKANFVKWECSNRLSLMMLKRNVLEAFRSSMSDEISIKDFLKEIQKCFAENEKAETSKLLADLIQMKYKGKGNIREYIMEMANIASKLKTVMLDLSDDLLVYLVLISLSAHYGQFIVRYNTQKDKWTLDEPISHCMPKENRLKCEKIESAHVATTSKSNN, encoded by the coding sequence ATGAACTCGATATATGTGCTTAATGACAAAAACTTTAAGTGTTGGAAAGAGAAAATTATGTTGGTTCTCGGCTGCATGGATATAGACTATGCATTAAGGAAAGAACAACCTGCCTTTCCTGTGGAGAAAAGTTCTGCTAATGAAAAGGCAAACTTTGTGAAGTGGGAATGTTCTAATCGCTTAAGTCTAATGATGCTAAAGCGCAACGTTCTAGAAGCATTCAGGAGCAGTATGTCCGATGAGATATCTATAAAGGATTTCCTTAAAGAAATTCAAAAATGTTTTGCAGAGAATGAAAAGGCTGAGACAAGCAAGCTTTTAGCTGATCTTATCCAGATGAAGTATAAAGGAAAAGGAAATATTAGGGAGTACATTATGGAGATGGCTAACATCGCTTCCAAACTTAAGACAGTAATGCTTGACTTGTCTGATGACTTGCTTGTGTATTTGGTACTCATATCCCTTTCTGCACACTATGGTCAATTTATAGTGAGATATAACACTCAAAAGGACAAATGGACTCTTGATGAGCCCATTTCACATTGTATGCCAAAAGAGAATAGACTGAAGTGTGAAAAGATTGAAAGTGCTCATGTTGCAACTACCTCAAAGAGCAACAACTGA